The following nucleotide sequence is from Kiritimatiella glycovorans.
CTTTCGCGGCCGGACCACGCCGCAACTCCAGGTGTGCGACTTCCGGGAAGGGGAGGGGGAGGGATTGAGTGGGAGGGCTGAGACCTGAAACCTGAGTAAGAAGAGGGAGTGGGAGGGCTGAGACCTGAAACCTGAGTAAGAAGAGGGAGTGGGAAGGCTGAGACCTGAAACCTGAGTAAGAAGAGGGAGTGGGAAGGCTGAGACCTGAAACCTGAATAAGAAACCAGAATGTAACTACTCAGGTAGCCCCACCATGGCGCTACCACTGAAACAATCGTAGTCTACCCCCCCCGAGCGCAACAGAAAAAACCCGATTTTCTGCTGGACTCGGATCGCGTGGTCTTCTACGCTGCTGACCATGGCACAGGCTATGGTCATTCAGGGGCGGAGAATCACGGACGGCGAGATCGCCTTGATCCGGGATTTGATGGCAGAGCATCGGGACTGGGGGCGTACCCGCCTGAGCGAAGAACTGTGCCGCTGCTGGAACTGGCGCAACGCGCAGGGCCGTATCAAGGACATGGCGGCGCGCTCCCTGCTGTTGAAGCTGGAGCGACGCGGATGCATCGAGTTGCCGGCGCGTCAACGCCCGTCTTCCAATCATTTCCGCAACCGGTGCGTGCCTGCCGTAGAACCTGCCGCCGAACCGATTCGCTCTGACCTGAGCGCATTGCGGCCCCTGTCGGCAGACCTTGTCGCCCCACGTTCGGATAACTCGCAGTTGTTCAAAGGGCTGCTGGGCCGATACCACTACTTGGGCCATCGCAACACGGTGGGCGAGAACCTGCGCTATCTGATCCGCGACCGGCACGGTCGGCTCGTGGCCTGTGCGCTGTTCGGTTCGGCGGCATGGAAATGCGCGGATCGGGATCGTTTCCTCGGCTGGGATCGGGCCTGCCGTGAACGCAATCTCCAGGCATTGACCAACAATACGCGTTTCCTGATCCTGCCCTGGGTCGAAGTCCCGCATCTGGCCAGCCACGTCCTCGGCCTCATTGCCCGGCGCATCCGGGATGACTGGCAGGGCAAGTACGCTCATCCCGTGCATGCCTTGGAAACGTTCGTGGACCGTTCCCGATTCAAAGGCACCTGCTACCGGGCCGCGAACTGGATGCGCCTGGGCGCAACGCAGGGGCGGACCCGCAACGATCGAGACCGCCGCATCCAGGCGCCGGTCAAGGACGTGTATCTGTATCCGCTTATCCCGGAGTTCCGGCGGGAGTTGTGCGCACCCGCCTGCTCCCGAACCGAAGGGAGGGCGGGCAGGTGATGACACGCCAAGAGGCCGAAGCGATCTACGACGCCGGCAAGGAAACCGTCGTGCGGGTACTGTTGATGATGGATGCGCGCATCCGTGCTCTGGAAGAACGCGTTCAGTCTCTTGAGAACCAACTCGCCAAAAACTCGCGCAACAGCAGCAAACCGCCCTCCAGCGACGGCTTCAAGAAACCTGCGCCCAAAAGCCTGCGCAAGAAGGGCAAGCGCAAGTCCGGCGGCCAGCCCGGCCATACCGGCCATACGCTCGCGATGGCCGACAAGCCCGAGCACACCGAAGTGCACCGTGTGAAGGAATG
It contains:
- a CDS encoding Druantia anti-phage system protein DruA produces the protein MAQAMVIQGRRITDGEIALIRDLMAEHRDWGRTRLSEELCRCWNWRNAQGRIKDMAARSLLLKLERRGCIELPARQRPSSNHFRNRCVPAVEPAAEPIRSDLSALRPLSADLVAPRSDNSQLFKGLLGRYHYLGHRNTVGENLRYLIRDRHGRLVACALFGSAAWKCADRDRFLGWDRACRERNLQALTNNTRFLILPWVEVPHLASHVLGLIARRIRDDWQGKYAHPVHALETFVDRSRFKGTCYRAANWMRLGATQGRTRNDRDRRIQAPVKDVYLYPLIPEFRRELCAPACSRTEGRAGR